The window CCCCTGGATGAAATTTTACTAGCCTGTGCTGAGCGCCGCTTGTCGGCACTACCACCGATCCAATGGAAAGCCCAATCAGCCGCCTGTGTCGTGGCTGCAGCCGGGGGCTATCCTGGTAGCTACTCAAAGGGGATGACCATTACCGGACTGGAGGCTGCAGATGAAAAAGGGGCTGTGGTTTTCCATGCAGGCACCCAGCAGCAGGGCAATCAGGTGCAAGCCTCTGGGGGGCGAGTGCTCGGCGTTACCGCCCTAGGAGAGTCCTTTGAAAGCGCGTTGAATACTGCCTATGCTGCGATCGGCGAGATTCATTTCGACACTATTTATTATCGCCGAGATATCGGCTACCGCATTCGCTAGCCGCAAACAGTCATACAAAGTTCGTCAATTTCAGCCCTCATGCCAAAATAGAAGCTATCCCCAGTTCAAAACCCTAGAGAGATAAGCTCTATCTGAGGTAGCTTACTTAGAAACAAGATTCCCTAGCAACCCTTGATGATGAACGCGCAGACGGCTGGAGATGGCTTTGATTAACCTGCTAAGACAAATTCGGGACATGCTAGCGCGCTGGTGGGGAGACTTTACCCTCCAAACCCGGCTGATGGCAGGGGCCACCCTGGTTGTTTCTCTCCTAATGAGTGGCCTCACTTTCTGGGCTGTCAACTCTATCCAGCAGGATGCTCACCTCAACGACACCCGCTTTGGTCGTGACTTGGGGCTACTGCTGGCAGCGAATGTGGCTCCCATGGTCTATGAAGACGCGCGCGAGGATTTGGCTCGATTTTCCTATAGCTTCTACCAGAGCACCTCCAGCGTACGCTACATGCTCTATGCCGATGAAGACGGCGCCATCTTCTTTGGCATCCCCTACTCCGAGGCCGCTGTCCAGAACTCACTCACCCTGCGACGTCGGATGCAATTACCCGACAACTACGCCAAGAGCGCTAATCTTCCCTTTGTTCGACAGCACGTTACCCCCGCAGGTGAAGTCACAGATGTTTTTGTGCCCATCAATTATGACGGCGAGTATCTGGGGGTATTGGCGTTGGGCATCAATCCGAACCCCACGGTGGTAGCCTCCTCTCACCTCACCCGTGATGTCACCGTTGCTGTCTTTGTCTCTATCTGGGTGATGGTGATTTTAGGGGCAGTGTTTAACGCCCTAACGATTACCCAACCCATTAAAGAGCTGCTGACCGGCGTCAAAAACATCGCTACAGGCAACTTTCAACAGCGCATTGATTTGCCACTGGGCGGCGAACTCGGAGAACTCATCTTTAGCTTCAATGAAATGGCCGAGCGCCTAGAAAGCTACGAAGAACAAAACATTGAAGAGCTGACTGCCGAAAAAGCAAAACTCGAAACCCTCGTCTCCACGATTGCCGACGGCGCAGTTCTGATTGACACCAATATGCAGATCGTATTGGTAAACCTTGCAGCTCGTCGTATTTTTGGCTGGGAAGGCCGAGAGCTGTCACTGGGGAACGCCCTCCAGCATTTCCCCAATGCTGTTCGTGTTCAAGTGACGCGGCCCCTATTTATGGCCGTTGCTGGCGAGTCAGAAGGGATGGAATTTCGCATCGCCCTGACTGAACCCACCCACCGCATGATTCGGGTCTTGCTAAACACAGTGCTCGATCAATCTCGGGAAAATGTCAAAGGGATCGCCATGACCATCCAAGACATTACCCGCGAAGTGGCCCTCAATGAGGCCAAAAGCCAGTTCATTAGCAATGTCTCCCACGAACTCCGAACCCCTTTGTTCAATATCAAATCCTTTATTGAAACCCTTCACGAATACGGGGATGAGCTCAGTGAAAAGGAGCGTAAGGAATTTCTGGAAACGACCAACCACGAAACCGACAGACTCACGCGCTTGGTCAATGACGTTTTAGATTTGTCTCGACTAGAGTCTAACCGGCGTTATCAGTTTAATGAGGTGGACATTGCTCAGCCTATTGAGCAGACCCTACGCACCTATCAGCTCAACGCCAGAGACAAGCAAATCACCTTAGAACATCAGATCGAACCAGAATTGCCGCCAGTGCGGGGCAATTATGATCTCCTGCTGCAAGTATTTGTAAATTTAGTCGGCAATGCGCTGAAGTTTACCGAGGCTGGAGGCCACGTTGCCATTCGGGCCTATCAGCTGCATCATCATAGCCATCCTGATCACCTAGACGCTTTTATTCGGATTGAGATCTCTGACACCGGCATCGGCATTGCCCAAGAGGATCAAAATGCCATCTTCGATCGCTTCTTCCGGGTTGAGAATCGCGTCCATACCCTGGAAGGCACCGGGCTAGGGCTCTCTATCGTAAAAAATATTGTTGAGAAGCACAGTAGCTGTGTGCACCTCATTAGCGAAGTGAGCGTAGGCACAACCTTTTGGTTCGATTTAGTCGCCTTTCAGGCAGATGCACCGGAAGCCAATTTAAGGGTGGTCAGCCCGGCAGCAGACCCCGCATCGGATGACTCTGGAGCCCTGATTCCAACGACTGGCAATCCAGACCACTAACCGATTGACGCATCAGCTCGCAAAATCCCGGTGATCGCTTTGTGCAGCAGGCAGCTCCCCAATCCTGACGCCAAGCTTCCAGGCAGCGCAATCAACAGCGTAATCGACAATTTTTCTGAATATTCTATAGTTTTGGGTCAAAGCGAGGGAAATCTAACGACGATCAAGCGCTTCCCGTTCAACTCCCCTTATACCAATTCTCGAGATTAGCGCTGCCGATTCGAGCTCCCCCATTGTCGCGGCCCTACGCCTTGCGGGCAGGCTGCGCCGAAGAACCCGGGGTTATTTCAATCCCGAACGTGTATGTTCCCTTTTCTGAAAGGGGATTGGGGGTTCCTCAAACGATTTGAAGCACAGTTCGATTTTGTCAAATTGGTATGACCCCTATCTGGGATAGTGCGTTTAGCGAGTCGTGGTTAGACCATTGAGTATGAAATACCTCTCTTCAACCCCTGTGATGCGACTTTGCATCGGCCTCCTGATTACCGCTGGCCTTGGTGCCTGTCAATCGCAACCCACCGCCGACAGTACCGATCCGGCGGCTGATGCCGAAACAGCCGCCTCCACAGACGAGGCCGATACGGCTACCGCCGATGACAGCGTGGCCACACAGGTCTTTCCTGACGATTTTGCCCAAGTCTGCAACGGCATTGCCCTATCATCGGCGAAAGGATATGAATCTACCCCAGGTGAAATTCACCACCTCTATGTCTTTGATCGAGACAACAATAGTGAGTCCTTCTCAAAATCCTATCGAGAGCTGCCCGATGGATGGGAAATGGAATGGGAAGAGAGTCAAGAAACCCAGCTCGTAGCCTGCCTCACAGTTATTGAAGAAACGCTGGCCGAGACCTGTGAATTTGAACCCGACGGTGAAGAAACGGACGTCTATGTTTTAGAGACCTATAGCACCACCTATGATGTCGCCATTTATGCTGCGCAATCGGGTGAGCAACTTGGCAACACCACCTTTGAACTCCAGAGTGAAGAGTGCCCGGTTTTTCATATGTTTACTGAAGGGGAGCTAACTGATACCTCCAGTGCTGACTATAGCCAGGCTTTACTGGAGTTTGTAAAACCCTACGTACAGCCCGAAACCTAGGGGCATTCTGGCCGCAATCGTTTCAGTATTAAAGCGCAAGTTAAGACACAAACTCCCCAGGATGCCTTTCATCCTGGGGAGTTTGGAGTTATGTACGTGGTTTGCATTCAGATAAAGAATACCCCTATCGTCGCATGGCCATCACGATACGCAGGACATACCAAAACAGCAATACGACAGAGGCAAACAGTTCTAAAGCTGCTGCCACATGTTGATCCGTCGAATAATGATGCATGATTTTCGACGTGTCATAGAGAATTGCAGCGGAAGCAAAGATCACCATGGCCCCTGAAAAGATAAGCCCCAGGGTGAAGCCAAAAATCATGCTGCAGACAATCAATCCGAGGGCCACAAATCCGCCAATGGTGAGAAAGCCCCGCAGGAAAGAGAAGTCGGTTTTAGTGGTAAACGCGATCGTTGTCAAACCTGCAAACATCAGCAGCGTCAGGGCTGCCGCGGTGGGGATAACATCGCTCCCTATAGAAGAGGCGATGTAGAGAAGCGGGGCAAACAAGAGCGCCTCAGCGACCACATAAATCCCTAAGCCTACATATTGCTGTTCGCCAGACCTGGCACTGGCAATCAAGCTGCGGGCAAACCAACCCAACAGAGCAAACCCACCTAAAAACGCTAGCCAAATAAATCGTCCTTCACCGGCAAATACCAAGTTAGTCAGCGCCGCCGCAATCCCAGTGTTGAATAGGAGAAACTCGACGGCAATAAACGCCCCCACGGCCCCAGCTAAGTGGAGGTAAGTGCGACGAATAAACGAGGCGCGATCGCTGGGACGGGCCTGAGCAACTGTAATCATAAGCCTCCTTGATAAGGAATGAATTTAGAAGCGAAATAAGAAATTAATTTGCTTCCAGCATGGCAATCTTCTTAACCATCTGACAGGCTTAAGTTACCCATAAATTGAATCGGGAAAAGCTATTTAGCTTGTTATCGGCATTTCCAGAGACGCGGAATTAGCCACCCAGACACCTGATTTATAAATCACGGCGCAACCCACATTCCGTATAATGAGGGCTAATTGTTGCTGTAAGTAACCGTCTAACACTCGTGACTCAGACGCCCCTCTCTTCACCATCTTCTGCTGCTGGTACTGCTACCTCGGCTTCATTATCTCTCTCGTCTCGTCCTGATACGATGGGGCGATTTGGGCAATTTGGCGGCAAATACGTTCCTGAAACGCTGATGCCAGCACTGGCAGA is drawn from Leptolyngbya sp. SIO1E4 and contains these coding sequences:
- a CDS encoding HAMP domain-containing protein — its product is MINLLRQIRDMLARWWGDFTLQTRLMAGATLVVSLLMSGLTFWAVNSIQQDAHLNDTRFGRDLGLLLAANVAPMVYEDAREDLARFSYSFYQSTSSVRYMLYADEDGAIFFGIPYSEAAVQNSLTLRRRMQLPDNYAKSANLPFVRQHVTPAGEVTDVFVPINYDGEYLGVLALGINPNPTVVASSHLTRDVTVAVFVSIWVMVILGAVFNALTITQPIKELLTGVKNIATGNFQQRIDLPLGGELGELIFSFNEMAERLESYEEQNIEELTAEKAKLETLVSTIADGAVLIDTNMQIVLVNLAARRIFGWEGRELSLGNALQHFPNAVRVQVTRPLFMAVAGESEGMEFRIALTEPTHRMIRVLLNTVLDQSRENVKGIAMTIQDITREVALNEAKSQFISNVSHELRTPLFNIKSFIETLHEYGDELSEKERKEFLETTNHETDRLTRLVNDVLDLSRLESNRRYQFNEVDIAQPIEQTLRTYQLNARDKQITLEHQIEPELPPVRGNYDLLLQVFVNLVGNALKFTEAGGHVAIRAYQLHHHSHPDHLDAFIRIEISDTGIGIAQEDQNAIFDRFFRVENRVHTLEGTGLGLSIVKNIVEKHSSCVHLISEVSVGTTFWFDLVAFQADAPEANLRVVSPAADPASDDSGALIPTTGNPDH
- a CDS encoding US12 family protein, which produces MITVAQARPSDRASFIRRTYLHLAGAVGAFIAVEFLLFNTGIAAALTNLVFAGEGRFIWLAFLGGFALLGWFARSLIASARSGEQQYVGLGIYVVAEALLFAPLLYIASSIGSDVIPTAAALTLLMFAGLTTIAFTTKTDFSFLRGFLTIGGFVALGLIVCSMIFGFTLGLIFSGAMVIFASAAILYDTSKIMHHYSTDQHVAAALELFASVVLLFWYVLRIVMAMRR